The Treponema pectinovorum genome includes a window with the following:
- a CDS encoding HAD hydrolase-like protein: MQKINDFSDFTHLFWDLDGTLTESGPGIINCVRYALESLGIKEPNDENIKRFIGPPLVYSFKTFYGFDDEKTKLAIKKYRERYAQSGILENSVYEGVAQTLEALKTKGKKLYIATSKPEIYMFKIIKNFDLEKYFDFACGSDLEETRNDKTKVINHLLQHENLDAIRDEGKILMIGDRKHDIIGARENGIKTCAVLWGYGSKQEFEQNGADYIIASPSELI; this comes from the coding sequence ATGCAAAAAATTAACGATTTTTCTGATTTTACACATTTATTTTGGGATTTAGACGGAACTTTAACCGAATCTGGACCTGGAATAATAAACTGCGTGCGCTATGCGCTTGAAAGTTTGGGTATAAAAGAGCCAAACGATGAAAATATCAAACGGTTTATTGGTCCTCCTCTGGTCTATTCTTTTAAAACTTTCTACGGTTTTGATGATGAAAAGACAAAATTGGCAATAAAAAAATACCGTGAACGCTATGCACAAAGCGGAATTCTTGAGAATTCTGTTTATGAAGGTGTCGCTCAAACTCTTGAAGCGTTAAAAACGAAAGGCAAAAAACTTTACATAGCGACTTCTAAGCCAGAAATTTATATGTTTAAAATCATAAAGAATTTTGACCTTGAAAAATATTTTGATTTTGCTTGTGGTTCGGATTTAGAAGAAACTCGAAACGATAAAACCAAAGTGATAAATCATCTTTTGCAGCACGAAAATCTTGATGCGATTCGCGACGAAGGGAAAATCCTCATGATTGGCGACAGAAAACACGACATAATTGGTGCAAGGGAAAACGGAATAAAAACCTGCGCTGTTCTTTGGGGCTACGGTTCTAAACAGGAATTTGAGCAAAATGGAGCGGACTACATAATCGCTTCGCCGAGTGAACTGATTTAA
- a CDS encoding DUF523 domain-containing protein: MNILVSACLLGFDVRYDGTNNAHLIPKEKIERLKKMVGIIPICPECFGGLECPRIPCEIKDKKVVDQEGNDKTDFFVRGAMQALKAAKMFNCPYALFKEKSPSCGFGKIYDGSFSHSLKDGSGITAALLAENGLKIFGESQIDFLIEKIRLAKSPNQLSFDF; this comes from the coding sequence ATGAATATCCTTGTAAGCGCCTGCCTATTAGGTTTTGACGTAAGGTACGATGGAACCAACAATGCACATCTAATACCAAAAGAAAAAATAGAACGGCTCAAAAAAATGGTGGGAATAATTCCAATCTGCCCAGAATGCTTTGGAGGACTTGAATGCCCAAGGATTCCTTGCGAGATAAAAGACAAAAAAGTGGTGGACCAGGAGGGAAACGACAAAACAGATTTTTTTGTGCGAGGTGCAATGCAAGCGTTAAAAGCCGCAAAGATGTTTAATTGCCCTTATGCGCTTTTTAAAGAAAAAAGTCCATCCTGCGGATTTGGGAAAATATACGATGGAAGTTTTAGCCACAGTTTAAAAGATGGTTCTGGAATTACGGCAGCACTTCTTGCAGAAAATGGATTGAAAATTTTTGGAGAAAGTCAAATCGACTTTTTGATTGAAAAAATCCGTCTTGCAAAATCGCCAAATCAGTTGAGTTTTGATTTTTAA